The stretch of DNA CAATACTTGCCTCCATAAATTTACCCTGAAATGTTTGAACACCTACTATAAATTTAAATGCCCAGAGATGGAGTTAGGAGGGGGTGGGGATTCCTGGTTCCTGAGAGTAGAGCCACGGGGTTCTGGGAAAAGGTGAAGCTGGGATGAGCAAGAACATGTGGCCTCAGCAGGGCCAGGCCCACAGCCAAGGGTTTAAGGGACTTGTgggggttgagagagagagagagagaaagcccctGAAGACGGGTGACTGCCTTTTCTTTGCACATTTCACTGCCAGGCCAGGACCTGACCTCAGGCTGGTGTTCAATGCCAGAAGGGTAGGAGATGGCTGGGGAAGTGGGGGGACCCAGCATGCAGAGATATGGGGAGCCAGGGAGGGAAGAAACAAAGGCATCCTCCAAGAGCTTTCAGAAAGCCTCAAAGgacaggcaggggagtggggcagaAAGGGGGTGCCCAATCAATATTAGgtctgccaaataaaatacagGGCACGGAATGGGACatacttataaaaattattcgttgttaaaaaaaaaactatttgttgTTTACCTGAAAGTCAAGTTTAACTGGGaaacctgtagttttcttttctaaatctgGAAACCCTAGGCTCAGATCTTCTGCCCAAGCGAAACTGGGGTCTGCTAGAGGGGTGCGCAGGAGTGGCCCTACTGGCGTCCGTTCTCTCCCCTCCCATCTCCTCCAGACGCCCCACGTGCTCCCTTCTTAGGCTTTTCTTTGTCCCCCTCACGTTGTCCACGTCCCTTAACTGCTTAAgtttccccccctcccctcctctcttcctttgttGTCCCCCGCCTCCCACACACTCCCACATTACCCCATCCGcccactcctcctcctcagaCACTCCTCTCCCCATCTTCCACAGCCCTTCGCCTATTCCCCACCTTCTCTGGTACCCACCCCTCCTCCACGTCCCTTCACCAACCTCCCCTCCTCCAAAGCCCCTCTCTCCGCGGTAACCTCCTCCCCAGACACCCATCCTCTCCTCTGCGAaccgcctcccctccccaccgcaGGTCCCCGGGGCGCACGAGGGGGAACCCCGGCCACAGGCACCGAGCTCCACGCAGGCGCAGAGTCGCCCGGCTTCCCTGAGGCCGCCGCTCCCCCTCGCTGCGGCCCGCGCGCCCCGTTGCCAAGGCGACGGCGAGGGCCGGAGCGGGAACCACCGGAAGACCCCGCTCGCTCTCCCTCCCGCGCCACCTCCTCAGCAAACCCCACTCTGGTTTGAGCCGGtttccccaccccgcccccagtgCGCACTGCGGCGTGTGAGGATTCCCTTGCCCACAGGGCGGGGGTCGGGCAGCGATCGACGCATGCGCCCCCGGCGAGGCTTTCCCTCCCCGCCACGCGCTCGACGGGAAAGCCCTAGCGCGTGAAGCGAGCACCCCCGCGCAGGCGCAGTGTGCGCCCGGCGTCCCCACGGCCCCGCCTGGTCGTGCAGGCAACGCGCGCGGGGAGGGCTGGGAGAGCACGGAACTCCCGTCTCACGCCCCCTCCCGCGCACTGCAGCGGAGCCGGGGATTCCCTGCTGCCCGTGCGCAAGCGCGGGCCTGGGATtccgcgggggcggggccggagaAAGAAGGGGCTTTTCCGTGAAAGGGAACAAAGGTTCTTACCGTAGTGCTTTTGTCAGAGGACCGAAGGCGGTTCTCTCCGCTCCTGTCCTGAGATTTACCTCCTCTCTGGTCCACTGGCCGTCCCTCTGCAGTTCCCCAGGTGAGCTTGCCACATGCAGCTCTGATACCCTTCCTACATTGCTCACACACGCGCCGTGGCTCCCCTTCGCCCTGAGGTGAATTCCCATCCCTCAGCCTGGCTGGCCGGGCCGGGGCCCTGCACGCCCAGCTGACACCTTCCTTCCGGTTAATCACTGTTAGTCTGGAGTCCTCCCTAATTCCCCGCCACAAAGACCTCAACGGGGCCATGCAGGCTGGAGGCTCCTTTGCCAAGCCTTCCTTCATGAAATGCCTTTCCCAGGCACCGTCTCATTGATTCTCCAGATAGACTAGGGTTAAGTACTGTTTTAGTTCCATTTTATataagaggaaactgagacttagacCCATTAAGGCCCTGGCCTAAGACCCCAGAAGTAGAAGGAAGAAGCCTCTATCTGTGGGGAAACTTCTGGACTCAACCCCCAATCCAGATCCCCCTGCCGCCCCTGATggctccctcgcagccctgggtGCTTTCTTGGGTATGTGACACAGGCAGGTGAtttagttttcccatctgtaatgGGGATAAATCGCTCATGGGGCTGTCCCCAGGGTTCAGTGAAACATTACCATGTGCTAAGCCAGGGCTCAGCATCCAGGGGATGGTTCCCACAGCTGGTCTAATCCCCATTAAGTGGTCACCTTCCCCCCTCTtgaaccaccccccccaaccatGTTTCTTGGTGGCCTTCTGCCTCACTTCCCTAATCCCCACAGGGTCTTCTAGGTTACTTCCTGGATTCCTCACATGCCTTGTGGTCATTCTTAGAGTTGGCTCCAGGATCTCCACACTAAACCAGTGCTCCATATATGTTGGTTAGTTTTATGCCAGCTACCATCGTTTCAGGCACCTTCCATTCTGCATTTTAGCTGAACCCAATTATTAATGGCACCCCTTCCTTGAATAGGAGAGTTGTGACATCTAGGCCTTTGTACAGGTGGTTCCTTCAGCCCTTTCTGTTCCTGTATGTGTAGAGAATTGCTGCGCATCCTTCAGGGCCCTCCCTCCATGAAACTGTCATGGCCCCCTCTGGCCCAGCCCTGACACCACACAACTCGGGGGGAATGGGGACCAGAGGCCACATGGAAAGCCCTGTGGGTGCAGGGAGGGTATTGCTTGGGTGGGAGCCATAGCAGTGACCTGGTAAATACTTAGACCCTCCCTAACATGTGTGGGCCCATCTGGTTGCTACCCTCCCTTTCTTCGAACTCTCCAAGGCCAACTGAGTTCTAGGAACCCAGAACCAGGTGCAGATTTCACCCAGCCCTTCCCAAAACATGTGGCCTCTGATGGGACACTTACTCCTACCCAGAACCACCTGCGTGCTCCAGCTTCCAGGCTCTTGCCTGCCTATACGATGGAATCTGACTCCTCTCCCACTCAGGCCTGCTCTGAAGAAATCCTCCACTGGGAAGCTGGCCCAGGACTTGACCCAGATGCCTCCCACATCGGACTAACACCACAGCAACCAGCATTTCCTGAACCCCAAGCACAGTATGTGACCTGACTGCTGACTTTGAACCAGAATCTCAGGATGCTAACTACATCATCTCTAGGTTGCCTCTGGTCCTGCCCTGAAGTGCTCTGTGACCAGAGCCAGCATTTCAACCTCTCTGAGCAGtcctcctgcagcagcccagcCATGGCTTCTGGGGGTGGTGGTACAGGTCCCTTCATGGACAAGTGGCCCAGCCAGGTGGGAATGCATAAGAGCCAGGCCCAGGTGACAGTGGGCTTGCTGCGACAGGAGGGCATTTGGGAGCCCTGATCTTCTCTGGCTGTGACCCCCTGCATTCCCTGGCATTCATTCcaaccctcctctccccaccaccaacCTGCCGCCCACAGAGACTCCTAGAGCGCACTCTGCCTCACCGACTGCCTTTATTGGGCATCATTCCCAGGGCTCTGCGGGTGCAGGAAGGGGGTGGCAGGCATCACTCGAAACGGGGACTCTCCAGTGGGAGGCATGACCTATGATGCCACGTAGCCCCCAGGACACGCGCCTCAGCCCCGGACCTCTCTGTAACCCACGCAGCTGACCCAGCAGAAGGGCGTGTGACTTCACGACCCTGACCGCCTGTGGGGCGGCTCCCCCAGTTTTGGGCTCACTTGGGGGCATTGAAGGTTACGGCCCGCTGGTTCATGGGGTTGTCTGGCGACCGCAGCCACTCCTTCTTGAGCAGCTGCTTCAGCTGTGACAGCCGCATGTTGGGGTTTTCTTGCTTGAGCCGCGGCAGCTGTGCCTCCTCGAAGGCAGTGAAGGCCGCCCGCATGCGGCGCTCTGGGTGCCGGTCCGCAGCCTCTTCTGCCAAGCTAGGAGTGGACAAGGGCGTTAAGGGGCGGGTCTATGGCGGCGGCCCCGCCTCGAAGCGTAGCCCCGCCCCGTGCCCAAGCCCCGCCCATTACCTGAGCACGGCAATGGCATCCTCAATGGTGCGTGCTTCCACGCTGCCCTCCTCCAGCACACGGCGGTTCACATTCTCCTCCAGCGGCACCTCCAAGTGGCTCTTGGCTTTCTCGACTGAAGGTGGGAGGCAGCCAAGTGACAAGAGAcatacacagagacagagagagataagcagggaTGCAAGATTCCAGAgagatgacagagacacagtgggggaagagaggggagagaagaggctgGCCGGCAAAGAAGGATGGGGGagccctctggccctccctggcCCCTGCCTAGGGCACGCTGTCCTCTTACCTAGCCTGCAGCTGGGCACACAAGAGGTGCCCAACTCACAGCTGGTGTCTTCTCAGCCTCAAGGCACCTCATTAATGCCCTGAGGACCCCCTGAGGCACAAGCCGGGTCAGGTGCAGAGCAAGCAAATGCAGCCTGTGTGTGCCCATGCTCCCCATGCTCAAAGCCAGACCCGCCAGGCCGCTGCCCACCCATGCTTCACCACAGCCCAGGCAGCTTCTCTGGGGCTGAGGAAGGGGCGCTAAACTCAGCCAGGGGCAGCCCCACAGCCTGTCCTTTACTGGGTAAAAAGGCAGCTCTAGAGCCCACCTGGGTCTGGGGCTTCTTTGTGCTGGTGGTCTCGGCGGAGTGTCTCCTCGATCTGGGCCCGGGTGACCTTGCTGGGCGCAGACGCACGGGGGGCCTTGCCGCCCTTGAGCTTAGagtcctcctcctccagcaggcGCTGCGTCTCCTTCTTGCGCTCAAGCTGCTCCAGGCgccgcttctccttctcctcctggggGGGAAGGGGTGATCAGGAGTCGACCCCCCCCATTGGCACAGGTGGACCGAGGCCCTGCTATGTGCTAAACCCTGTGCTACAGGACTACCTGAGGGCTCCCAGCCTATGTGACTATGGGAACAACAGGGAACCGTGGCCACGGCAGGTGGGTGGGTGGTTCTTGAAGGAAAAGTGACACCTGGGCTGGAGGAGAAGCCAGCCAGGAGCTAGCTGGAGGACAGGAGCGTCCTTAGCTGTGGGAATGCAGGTGCAAAGGCTGTGAAGCAGGAACCTCCTAGAGGTTGGTGTggctggagcagggaggggaaaTGTGGAAAGGGGGGGGCGACAGGAGCCAGGGAGGGTCTGAACACACTTGTTGGCTAGAGCAGGGATCGTGCCCCAGCCCAGTGCCCTAGGACAGTGTCCCCAGCCCAGTGTCACAAGGGTCTGGTCCCACCTTTGCTCCTCAGAGAGACCTTGATGCCATCTGGCCTACAGGACTTGCCCTTGGCCGCTGCCCCTCGACTACTCTAGGAGGAAGAGCCATGTTCTGGTTCATTTATAATGCAGGGCAGCCATAGGCTTGGAATGTTCTGCCACCTCCCACTTGCACCCCCACAGGGCCCTGCAGCCCAGGTACCCACTTGCCTATCCTCTGTCTCCAACTCTGCCACCTGATTTCCATGCCTTGAGGATGGTCCCCACTCCTTCAGTGCCCTCTGTGACACTCCTATAGTGGGACTAAGTGTCCCAGAAGATGACTCCATATGCCTGAGGATACCCCCTGGGCCTCTGACCTCTACCCTGCCTATCCAGTAGGAAAGTGGGGGAGAGGTTAAAGGTTAGGGGCtcccttgggggtgcctgggtggtttggtcaattaagcatctgtctttggcttgggtcatgatcccagggtcctaggttcaagccccacatcaggctccctgcgggagcctgcttctccctctgcccgctgctccccctccttgtgctctctcttgaataaagaaataaaatcttttaaaaaaaggcggGAGGCTCCCCCACCTGTgtccaggcctctcaggacaggCCAGTGTGCTTTGATCCTCAGTTTAACCATCAATCAGAGATAATGTCCTCCCAAGGCCCCTGACCCCCTCATGGTACTCATACAGCCTGTGTTCATTCAGTCCTGCCTTGACCTTGGCACTGGCTGCTCTCTCCTCCCAGCGCACCAATGTAGcctccttccctgcttcctctGGCTCCTCCCGAGTTCCTGGCTCCCTGTTGGGCCCTTCCACTCTGTGGCTTTTTCCTGTGTCCCACAGGTTCCTGTTTCTCATCTTCTAGGTGGTTTGTCCTGGAGGCAGTCCCTGGCCCGGGTTTTGAAGAGCTGCCTTCTGACCCGGGGCCCAGTACCCAGTAGGTGCTTAGTAAAAGTAtgctgaatgaatgcatgaattcCCAAAGGCTCCAATAACTCAGGAAAGACATGCGGCTTGTCACCATCAGTCTCTAGGGACATGGGACTGAGGAGGGAATCAGAGCATTTATACTCTGACATTcagcaaaatttttttaaaaagtcacttgccgtttttaaaaaagagcaattAGCAGTTGGCAGTATCTGGTGATGGGAGATGTAAGTCTGCTTCGCAAAATATTCCAGAGCTGTAAGGAACGAGTCTATGAATAATTGACATGAAGCCCAGACAGTCAGGTGCTCATCGCCCAGTTGCTTAATATGGAACAAGTGGAGATGAAACACTGACTTCCAGGACGGGCGATGAATTATAGCCCCGTCCATGGCTGATGACTGAGGACCAGGAGAAACAAGGCTGTGGGACCCTATTTAGCTCAGGACATGGGCTTCGGGGTAGAATATCCGGCAAAAAAGGTCTTTGGTGTCATGTGAGGGGAGGAGGTGTTACTTTTTAGTGCTTTGGAGTGAGCatggatttgcttttctcttttaaagattttattttttcctttttgtttgctgCTGTTGTTTAAGTAtgttcaatgtggggcttgaactcgagatcctgagatcaagacctgaactgagatagAGAATCAGaggctttaggggcacctgggtggctcagtcagttgagcatctgccttcaactcaggtcatgatcccaggatcctgggatcgaggcccacatcgggctctctgctcagtggagatcctgcttctccctctcctgctccccctgcttgtgctctctctgtcaaataaataaattttacttgttttatataaattttattttttttttcagtttgagagagagagatcgtggTTActcgagcagggggaggggcagagggagaaacagactccccgctgagcagtgagcctgacctctctggcttttctctctgcatAACGCCTTTTTGGCAGACAATGCTTTTTGTCTTTTGGGTCTTCAACTTTCCTATATTGTCAAAATACtgatagtaaaaaagaaaatttaaagacctCCATGGACCCAGTGCAGCACAGGGCCTGGGGAGGGAACCAGTGACCAATGTCCAACTAAAAACAAGGCAGGATCCAGTTTCGCACAGGAATGTGATAGGGAAAATTCACAAAAGTGCCCAGGTGCACCATGAATTGGGCAAGCAGGGATGGCATGTCACCCCCGCTATTTTCTACCACTGTTACCAATCTGGACAAGAACCTCTGACCAGCTCAGGGGACCAGGCGGCATAGCTATAAATGGGTCTCTGGTGCCACCTACTGGACCCAGCAAATCAGTAACAGCCCTGATCGACAACCCAGACACCAATCACCCATCAGAGGGCAGACACCCATTAGAGGGCAGACAGCCACGCCCGCACTCTTCTGTGTTTTTACACACACCTGGAAGAGCCGGCGAGCCCTGGGGCTAGGAGGGTGGATCCAAGGGACCTATTACAGCAGTTCTTGGCACAGCTGACATGGGGCTGGCTCATCATTTACTATGGGGCTGTCCAGTATCATGAAGTGTGCTGGGCAGCATGCCTGGCCCCCACCcaccagatgccagtagcacctTCCACCCACTGGTTGTGACAgtccaaaatgtctccagatgtgCCAAGTGTCCGCTGAGTGCAGAATCACTCCACGGTGAGAAGGCCAATCTAGCCCAACCCTGACATGACATGAAGGACAAAGTAAGCCCACACAGGGTGGTGGATGCCTTCCCATTCCCTAAACATGCCAAGTCCtagccaccccagggcctttgcacgagCCTCTGTCTCCACCTCCCACCTTGCCCTTGCTCCATGTCCAGTGTCTCCTCACCCTTTAAGCCAAAGCTCCAGGGGCCTCCAGCCACCTTCTACCACGTTTCCATGTTGACTGCCCACTTTAGCCTCAGGTGCAGGAGCCTGGGAGCCACCCACCTTGCGCTGTTCCTTCCTCATGACGTGTTTGTCCTCATCCTTCCAGTAGGCATCCTCCAGCTCCTTCTGCTTCCTGGCATCAGCTGCTGCCTTGGCCTCAGCCCTCCGTGCCCGGGCCGCTGCCGACTTGGTGTTCTCACCCTGGAACTTCTTGGGCATCCCTCAGCAGGctgcaggaggagggaagggaacagTGAGTAGGGGGCATCCACCCTGGTATCCCCAGACTAACACCTGCAGTCAGGATCCCCTTGGAGCCTTGATGGCCTTGTCTATAGAACGAGGGCTTCAGAATTCAtgatctcctttttaaaaaaatgtatcaaggggtgcctggatggctcagtcggttaagcgacagCCTTCagcacagatcatgatcccgCAGTCCggggatagagtcccatatctggctccccgctctgcagggagtcagcttctccctctgcccctcccccacttgttctcgcaatctctctcaaataaataaataaaatctttaaaaaaacttattgaGGTAAAATGCACACAACAAAACCATGAACTCTATTAAAGTGCACAATTTGGTGGCATTTAGAACATTCACAATGTACAACCATCAcctctatctagttccagaaTATTTCTATCCCCCCAAAAAGGAAACCCCACATCCACAAGCGGtcactctcccttcccctttctgtctCTAAGAATTTGCCTCTTTGGgacatttcatatacatggaatcatacacTCTTTCACTCAGTGTGATTTTGGAAGGTTCATCTGTTTTTTAGCATGGGAGAGTTTCATTCCttttgaaggctgagtaatattccacgtATAAACAGAccacgttttgtttatccatccagCACTGAtgaacatctgggttgtttccattttttggcttTTAGAGTCATGATTCTGGGGCCCCCTGGGGGCCAGTCTGTGTGTGGCACCTCCGATGTTACCACTTATAAGGCTTTAGTCCCCAGAGCCCTGCGGCCAAGTCCTCCTCACCCAAGTAAGCAGTTGCTGTGAGCAGCTCCCAATGACCCAGCCTAGGCTTGCACAGCTGGCAACATGTGATGACTGGAAAGCTGCTGTCCAGCAGGCCCCTGGTCTGTGTGAGTCCTACGCTGGGTGCTGGGGAAGTGATGCACACAAATGGCAGACACCAACCCTTCGTAAGGACCAACTCCACAGAATGCCTCCAAAGCCTTAAATCTGGGAACTGCCCTTTTTCCCATTCAGAGGTGGGGGAGTCAAGGTACCTCGCCAGGTTGCCTAGCACTTAGTCTAGGGTCTCACCTCCAAAGCCTGCCTTCCAGGTGAGGAAGGGAAGGCTGTGCAGCCCAGGTATGTGCTTtcagctctctgggcctcagttttcctcatctgggaaatgggcTGATGTCCCTGGTTGGTTGTCCCCTGAACATCTCCAGCTCCGTTCCCTTAGGGAAACAGGCTCAGCAtccaagaaggaaggagaaagaatgggGGGGGCctctctgactcaggaccaccaGGCCACCCCATTCTagtttcctagctgtgtgacttgtGGGCCAGAGGGCTCCCACCTCACAGCCCCACTGGAAAATCTTAACATCAGCTCCCATTTGCACAGTTGTGCACATTGGGCTCAGGGCTTTCTACACAGTGTCTGAGTGAATTCTCCCAGTGCTGGTGTGTGGCAGCAGGGCTGAGACCTAAAGGAGGCAGCCCTGTGAGGATGAAGAGCTGGGACgtctgggcagagggcagaggataTGCAAAGACCTTGTGGCAGACCCTCAGTCCCAACTCTGTGATCCTAACCACTCCCCCATCCCAGGGTCCCAGCTTCTGAGACCACTGGGGCCCCCCACTTCACATCAAGGGGTGACCCCTTGGCCAGGTGGCCCATGCTGagactgaggagagagccccatggggcAGAGCAGGGCAAAGTCGGGGACATCAGGGGACCCAGAAGACTCAGggttgaatcctggctctgcaatCACAGCCGAAGTGCTCCCTGAGCTGAGACACGGGATTCCAGTCCCTCCCCGGACAGGATGCATGAGCTGCCACGGGGGTCCACTAGCCTGATCTCGCACTTCCCTCAGCTGCTCCTTGGCCCCTAAATCAAGCATTTATTACTGAATGTCTACAGTATAGCTGACAGAACACCCCCACCCTGGATTCCCCAGGGGAGTGCCAAGAACTGGGAGTCACTGTCTAAGTTACAGATTTTGGAGACTCCCCACCCTACTCTCCCTCCACCTTCCACTCACTCTGAGTGGCAGCCACACCAGCCTCCCTGCCATTTTTCAAACACCCCAAGCAGGTTCTCGCTTAAGGGCCTTTgcacttcctctgcctgccacctggCTGCTCCTCACTCCTCTTTTTACCCAGGTTTTAACTCCTATTTAAATTTCAGAGCCTAGCTCAGGTGCtgctgcctccaggaagccctccctgagaCACCCTCTCTTAGACCACAAACTTCTGAGGCACTTGTTTGAATTGCTGTTTTATGTTCATTTATGTGATTATTTGACAAATGGCCATCTTTCTCAGCAGGCTGGGAGCTCTGTGAGGGCAAGGACTACCGTGGTCACTACTACATCCCCAGTGCCCTGTACAGCAGGAGCTCAATGAATGTTCTGAGCAAATGAACGAATAAGCGTCTACTTCCAGAGCTCCCTCAGTATTTACTTCACATCTGGGTTGTGTCCAAGCTCAGCTTCTCCCTGTTCttcccactcacctccctctccagcctctgagcctttgctcctgctgttCCCTCGCCTGATACACCCTGCCCCATTCCCTCCTCCTATGAAAATCCCGCCCACTCACAGGGATTCGGCCCAGTGTTCTCTCCTCCCACGGCCCACTGCTTAAGACCCTCAACTTCATCCCAAAGCCTGACAGGACAATTTTGATCCTCTCTTCAGGCTGGGACGAGATGTTGATGTTCCCTCAATATtaatatgttgaagccctaaccctcagtGCGACTGTCTTTGGAGACAGGGCCAATGAGGAGGTAACAGAAGTGAAGTAATGGGGCTGGTGTTCCTCAAAGAGCAAAAGACACCAGAGCTTGCTCTCTTCCAAGTCAGGAAGACTGCCTGCACCAGGAACCAAACTGGCTGGCACTCTGATCTTAGACTTCCTAGCCTCCAGAGCCATGAgcaaataaacttctgttgtttaagtcacccactctgtgttttttttttttttttttttttaatagcagcctgagctgactaataCAGACAGGTTTTCTCCTCTGGTGGTAAATACTTGCTCACACACACTTTTGTCACTCAGTAAACATGCACTGAGCACCTAGTATGTGTGGGACGCTGGGGGAAAGAGGCAGGACCGATGTGACTGCCAGCCTGGCTGGGAGATAAACGAAAAGGGTGACAGTTTGCCAAGAGAACTGTGATGGGGACTTGCCGCGCTAGGGAAGCCCAGAGGGGGGTTCTGACCCAGCCTCGGGGCTAAGGGGTGTCAAAGGGCTTTCTGAAGGAGGTATCTAAGAAAAGGCCTAAAAGTGTGAGGAGCTCGGAGCCCCCAGAagtgtgggggaggcaggctgggaggaggggatCTGTACTCCACGGTGTTGAGAAGATGCGGAATGCGTTTGAACCCTGAAGCGCAGATCCGCGCTAAGAGCCCTGGGGTTGGTTCAGGAGGTGATATGGAGGGGTGAGATATGTAGGGAACTTTGGCAGGGATCCGGGGAGTGCCGTTG from Neovison vison isolate M4711 chromosome 6, ASM_NN_V1, whole genome shotgun sequence encodes:
- the CCDC124 gene encoding coiled-coil domain-containing protein 124; protein product: MPKKFQGENTKSAAARARRAEAKAAADARKQKELEDAYWKDEDKHVMRKEQRKEEKEKRRLEQLERKKETQRLLEEEDSKLKGGKAPRASAPSKVTRAQIEETLRRDHQHKEAPDPVEKAKSHLEVPLEENVNRRVLEEGSVEARTIEDAIAVLSLAEEAADRHPERRMRAAFTAFEEAQLPRLKQENPNMRLSQLKQLLKKEWLRSPDNPMNQRAVTFNAPK